One genomic window of Anaerolineales bacterium includes the following:
- a CDS encoding flippase-like domain-containing protein, translating to MRRALRWLIWPVVLGLLLWAARGVDWAEVGRRLAGIHPWQWLVLLAFNVAIVLAFSGRWWVILRGLGFRPGYLRLSAYRLAGFSISYFTPGSQFGGEPLQIDLLRRKHAVPLAASTASVTLDKALEVVGNATYLAFGLVVLLRLRWLDSHQAVLPAIVAGVLLVAPLGLLLAWWAGRRPLTHLVGLGAARAGARWPAGVRLRAGVQAFETEAAEFCRERPWHLTLAMGFSLLSWIGIVVERWLMLWFLGAAVGPAETIAVVAVGRLALLLPIPGGLGVLEASQIFALQALGFEAALGISLGLLIRVRDLMFGGLGLLLGAAWTRQGLGD from the coding sequence ATGCGGCGAGCACTGCGTTGGCTGATCTGGCCGGTGGTCCTTGGGCTGCTGCTGTGGGCGGCGCGGGGCGTCGACTGGGCCGAGGTCGGCAGGCGGCTTGCCGGAATCCACCCCTGGCAGTGGCTGGTGCTGCTGGCCTTCAATGTCGCGATCGTGCTGGCGTTCAGCGGCCGGTGGTGGGTGATCCTGCGTGGCCTGGGCTTTCGCCCGGGGTACTTGCGCCTTTCCGCCTACCGTCTGGCCGGGTTCTCCATCTCTTACTTCACGCCGGGATCGCAGTTCGGAGGGGAGCCGCTGCAAATCGACCTGCTGCGGCGGAAGCACGCCGTGCCGCTGGCGGCCTCGACCGCCTCGGTCACGCTTGACAAGGCGCTGGAGGTCGTTGGCAATGCGACCTATCTGGCGTTCGGCTTGGTGGTGTTGCTGCGTCTGCGCTGGCTGGACTCGCACCAGGCCGTGCTGCCGGCCATCGTCGCCGGCGTGCTGCTCGTCGCGCCGCTCGGCCTGCTGCTGGCGTGGTGGGCGGGCCGCCGACCGTTGACGCACCTGGTCGGTCTCGGCGCGGCCCGGGCCGGGGCGCGCTGGCCGGCCGGAGTGCGATTGCGGGCAGGCGTGCAGGCTTTCGAAACGGAAGCAGCCGAGTTCTGCCGTGAGCGGCCCTGGCACCTGACACTAGCCATGGGCTTCTCGCTGCTCAGCTGGATCGGCATCGTGGTCGAGCGCTGGTTGATGTTGTGGTTCCTTGGGGCGGCAGTCGGTCCGGCCGAAACGATCGCCGTGGTGGCTGTCGGGCGGCTGGCGCTGCTGCTGCCGATCCCGGGTGGGCTGGGTGTGTTGGAGGCGAGCCAGATCTTCGCTCTGCAGGCGCTCGGTTTCGAGGCCGCCTTGGGTATCAGCCTCGGCCTGCTGATTCGGGTGCGGGATCTGATGTTTGGCGGGCTGGGGTTGCTGCTGGGCGCGGCCTGGACCCGGCAGGGGCTGGG